The following coding sequences lie in one Salmo salar chromosome ssa13, Ssal_v3.1, whole genome shotgun sequence genomic window:
- the pedf gene encoding pigment epithelium-derived factor isoform X1: MLRTTLLLCLGALLSLSYAQLLETEAAGGEEEAVELFTTPRAKMAAATSDFGYNLFRALAGRNPNTNVFLAPISISAVLTQLSMGASPDRSERWLYRALRYHTLQDPQLHDTLRDLLASLRAPGKGLSIAARVYLARRLRLKQEYFGVVEKQYGVRPKALMGGAKDVNEINDWVKQQTGGKVDRFMSKPLGRNSGVVPLGAAYFKVKWMTRFSQSGVMEDFQLVGEAPARISMMQQDNYPVKMGVDPDLGCTIAQIQMQDDVSMFVFLPDDVTQNMTLVEESLTAEFVQDLSMTLHPVQTALTLPVLKFSYSTDLLPLLTDLGLDEFLADTDLTKITSQAAKLGSLNHKVVMEMAPEGTQYASSLPASTPLSYCVDHPFLFLVRDEASGALLFIGKVVNPRNLRI; encoded by the exons atGCTGCGGACGACCCTGTTGCTGTGTCTGGGggccctcctctcgctctcttatGCTCAGTTG TTGGAGACAGAGGCGGCGGGAGGGGAAGAGGAAGCTGTGGAGCTCTTTACCACGCCCAGAGCAAAGATGGCCGCTGCCACCTCTGACTTCGGCTACAACCTGTTCCGGGCCTTGGCGGGTCGCAACCCCAATACTAACGTGTTCCTGGCCCCCATCAGCATCTCTGCGGTGCTCACTCAGCTATCCATGG gagcgTCTCCGGATCGTTCAGAGAGGTGGTTATACAGAGCTCTGAGGTATCACACCCTGCAGGACCCTCAGCTCCACGACACACTCAGAGACCTACTTGCCTCACTCAGAGCACCTGGAAAAGGCCTCAGCATCGCTGCACGTGTCTACCTGGCCCgca gGCTGCGTCTGAAGCAGGAATACTTTGGCGTGGTGGAGAAGCAGTATGGGGTGCGGCCCAAGGCTCTGATGGGCGGGGCTAAAGATGTGAATGAGATCAATGATTGGGTCAAACAGCAGACGGGCGGCAAGGTCGACCGCTTCATGTCCAAGCCCCTGGGACGGAACTCTGGTGTGGTTCCTCTGGGCGCGGCCTACTTCAAAG tgaagtGGATGACTCGGTTCAGTcagagtggagtgatggaggactTCCAGCTTGTTGGAGAGGCTCCCGCCCGCATTTCCATGATGCAGCAGGACAATTACCCGGTGAAGATGGGTGTAGACCCAGACCTGGGCTGTACA aTTGCTCAGATCCAGATGCAGGATGACGTCAGCATGTTTGTGTTCCTTCCTGATGATGTCACTCAGAACATGACCTTGGTGGAGGAGAGCCTGACAGCTGAGTTTGTTCAGGACCTCTCCATGACCCTTCACCCCGTGCAGACGGCCCTCACACTGCCTGTCCTAAAATTCAGCTACTCCACTGACCTGCTGCCACTGCTCACTGACCTGG gtcTCGACGAATTTCTGGCAGACACGGACCTGACCAAGATCACGTCTCAGGCGGCGAAGCTCGGCAGCCTCAATCATAAGGTTGTCATGGAGATGGCCCCAGAGGGCACCCAGTATGCCAGCTCCCTCCCCGCCTCCACACCCCTTTCGTACTGCGTGGACCATCCCTTCCTGTTCCTGGTGAGGGATGAGGCCTCGGGAGCACTGCTCTTTATTGGCAAGGTGGTCAACCCACGCAATCTGAGGatataa